One Papaver somniferum cultivar HN1 chromosome 10, ASM357369v1, whole genome shotgun sequence genomic window carries:
- the LOC113316504 gene encoding uncharacterized protein LOC113316504, translating into MDLLVSLRFRMDKSWMSTDRTKKRYREGVAAFLRYAVNHLKEEGETYDEFLMLCPCTNCLNLCACSVGDVEDHLFVNGIDQTYTIWNKHGEKDEAITSSKPVNVNNGMHAEFEMGTPTDAPDEDFGMGTPTDAPDTIDMMQAAEEFADDPIKFKKLLENAEKPLYEGCPNFTKLSAIVQLFKLKSKHGASDMFFNELLPLLKDMLPKEGYTKIHACINNCILYWNEYKDEKVCPTCKAPRWKVDRDGKVYENVPAKVLWYFDIIPRFQRLFQSKHTAKDLIWHDTTRNKDGVLRHPADSHAWREIDNNFPEIKGDPRNLRLAVSADGVDVNTGTKHHSGKRTWDAYAQEMFTLRAVVLWTINDYPALGTLCGCRYAGYHGCVVCRKKTHSIRLHDSNKNVYVGYRRFLPYEHPFRRQKGAFGGKQEWETAPEPMTGEEIYEENVGQSLVGTLLHNGNTKDGLNARKDLVRLGLKSELHPKTDDKGTILPAACYTLTTEEKDIFLETLSELRVPEGSISAKEIMVEELDKLQEDLCVTLCLLEKEVKLCGPVCFRWMYPFERCMKVIKGHVRNKNQPCGCIAEENVAEETIEIYCEYHKSIRTIGIPLDRHNTSQEGEPLSAEEPCIVTPEQLRQAHFYVMQNTPEIEPYIDRHKLYLETNYSTKKRAWLEKEHSNTFGAWLKNEVEKELADDRESISENLRWISHGPHYEVTKYTVYRINGYLFRTRSRDGRIHQNSGVSVAANDMHISRDDDVTYGKASYYGVLQEIWELDYCERKVHLFKCNWVDNKRGVKRDALGYKIVDLTMLGYKNDPFILASQAKQVFYVKDQLDKKKSIVFVTPPKNYRDDDGNDEEFSTVIFSANDNILPSVDPQDLGKESRNDYFRTDCRGLLIRKPK; encoded by the exons ATGGATCTACTGGTCTCTTTGCGTTTCAGAATGGATAAATCCTGGATGAGTACTGATAGAACGAAGAAACGTTATAGAGAAGGAGTTGCGGCGTTTCTGCGGTATGCTGTCAACCATCTCAAGGAGGAGGGTGAGACATATGATGAATTTCTTATGTTGTGTCCGTGTACAAATTGTTTAAATCTCTGTGCATGCTCCGTTGGCGACGTAGAAGATCATTTATTCGTAAATGGAATCGATCAAACGTATACTATTTGGAATAAGCATGGGGAAAAGGATGAGGCAATAACTAGTAGTAAGCCAGTTAACGTCAACAATGGTATGCACGCTGAATTTGAAATGGGAACTCCCACTGATGCTCCAGACGAAGATTTTGGAATGGGAACTCCCACTGATGCTCCAGACACTATAGATATGATGCAGGCTGCAGAAGAGTTCGCAGATGACCCTATAAAGTTTAAAAAGTTACTTGAAAATGCTGAAAAGCCCTTATACGAAGGATGTCCCAACTTCACAAAGTTGTCTGCAATTGTGCAGTTGTTTAAGTTGAAGAGTAAGCACGGTGCATCAGACAtgttttttaatgaattgttacCCTTGTTAAAGGACATGCTTCCCAAAGAAG GGTACACAAAGATACATGCATGTATCAACAACTGCATTCTTTATTGGAATGAGTACAAGGATGAAAAAGTGTGTCCTACTTGTAAAGCACCCAGATGGAAAGTTGACAGGGATGGTAAAGTTTACGAGAATGTTCCAGCAAAGGTATTGTGGTACTTCGACATCATCCCAAGATTTCAGCGGCTGTTTCAATCGAAGCACACAGCAAAAGATTTGATATGGCACGATACCACTAGAAACAAAGACGGTGTTTTACGTCATCCGGCAGACTCACATGCTTGGAGAGAGATAGATAACAATTTCCCAGAAATTAAAGGTGATCCAAGAAATCTGCGGTTAGCTGTTTCGGCTGATGGAGTTGATGTAAACACAGGCACCAAACATCACAGT GGAAAGAGAACATGGGATGCATATGCCCAAGaaatgtttactctacgtgcagTTGTTTTGTGGACGATAAACGATTATCCTGCTCTTGGTACACTATGTGGTTGTCGCTACGCTGGATATCATGGTTGTGTGGTGTGTCGTAAAAAAACGCACAGTATTAGGCTtcatgactcaaacaagaatgttTATGTTGGTTATAGAAGATTTTTACCCTATGAGCATCCGTTCAGAAGGCAGAAGGGGGCATTTGGCGGAAAACAAGAGTGGGAGACTGCTCCAGAACCAATGACCGGGGAAGAAATATATGAGGAG AATGTGGGACAAAGTCTTGTTGGAACGTTGCTGCACAAcgggaatacaaaagatggattaaACGCCAGAAAGGATTTGGTGCGTTTGGGGTTAAAATCGGAGTTACACCCTAAGACAGATGACAAAGGAACGATACTTCCCGCAGCATGTTATACATTAACTACGGAAGAAAAAGACATATTCTTGGAGACACTATCCGAGTTAAGAGTTCCAGAAGG atcaATATCTGCCAAAGAAATCATGGTGGAAGAGCTAGATAAATtgcaagaggatctctgtgtgacGTTATGCTtactagagaa ggaagtgaagTTATGCGGTCCGGTttgctttcgatggatgtatcctttCGAAAGGTGTATGAAGGTTATAAAGGGGCATGTGCGAAACAAGAATCAACCTTGTGGATGCATTGCCGAAGAGAATGTTGCAGAAGAGACGATTGAGATATATTGTGAGTACCATAAAAGCATCAGGACAATTGGTATTCCACTAGATAGGCATAATACATCTCAGGAGGGAGAACCGTTATCAGCTGAAGAGCCGTGTATAGTTACCCCTGAACAGTTGAGACAAGCACATTTCTATGTAATGCAGAACACGCCTGAAATTGAGCCTTACATAGA CCGACACAAGCTATATTTGGAAACTAACTATTCTACTAAAAAGCGAGCATGGCTAGAGAAAGAGCACTCTAACACTTTTGGCGCTTGGTTAAAAAATGAG GTTGAAAAAGAGTTGGCAGACGACAGAGAAAGTATCTCAGAGAACTTAAGATGGATATCACACGGCCCGCACTACGAGGTAACGAAATACACTGTATATCGCATCAATGGATATCTATTCCGCACAAGATCCCGTGATGGTAGAATTCACCAGAATAGTGGGGTTAGCGTTGCAGCAAATGACATGCACATATCTAGAGATGATGATGTTACATATGGTAAAGCCTCTTATTATGGTGTCTTGCAAGAGATATGGGAGTTAGATTACTGTGAAAGAAAAGTTCATCTGTTCAAGTGCAATTGGGTTGATAATAAACGTGGGGTCAAAAGAGATGCTCTTGGCTACAAGATTGTTGACCTTACTATGTTGGGATACAAAAATGATCCTTTTATTTTAGCCTcacaagctaagcaggtattttatgtcaaAGACCAGTTAGATAAGAAAAAGTCTATTGTTTTTGTGACACCTCCCAAAAATTATAGAGATGACGATGGCAACGATGAGGAATTCAGTACAGTAATCTTTTCTGCGAATGATAATATCTTGCCGTCTGTAGATCCACAAGACTTGGGTAAAGAATCCCGAAATGATTACTTCCGAACTGACTGCCGAGGTTTACTTATACGCAAGCCAAAATGA